Proteins encoded together in one Psychrobacter sanguinis window:
- the ppx gene encoding exopolyphosphatase — translation MPNNFLANNELMAAIDIGSNSFHLAIARLDHGEVRKVASMSEKVQLAAGLDENKYLSEEAQQRGLDCLARFMGRLDSVSADRLRIVATNALRQAKNAEDFIRRANEILPKPIEIIAGREEARLIYLGVSHTNASSDKRLVIDIGGGSTEFIIGQEFDPLLTESLQMGCVAYTQWFFQSGDITESAFNDAISDARKEILRISTTYQKTGWTSVVGSSGTIKAVRNVLVSKGWADDQERITYEGVKNLQKLLIKIGRVEDIDLEGVKEHRKAVFPAGVAVLLAAMKVLGIDTMTYSDGALREGVMYDMLGRFAREDVRDRSVHALVERYSVDKRQAKRVVRSCERLFEQTQEALGLSNEDNDLLRRTAYLHEIGLAISHSGYHHHSAYLLEFSDIPGFSQVDQIRMSQLARNHRRKLKTEMLEQVQDIGGRTLVYLCLLLRLAVLVHRSRNDHDKSDLQLHIIDEDHWQVIVDPEFEEYALLVFDLEDDIDQFKKWGVELTVISHSTEQ, via the coding sequence ATGCCGAATAATTTTCTAGCAAATAACGAACTTATGGCAGCCATTGACATTGGCTCAAACAGCTTTCACCTAGCTATTGCCCGATTGGATCATGGTGAGGTTCGAAAAGTGGCCTCTATGTCTGAAAAGGTTCAGTTGGCTGCAGGTCTAGATGAAAATAAATACCTCAGTGAAGAGGCTCAACAGCGAGGCTTAGATTGCTTGGCACGTTTCATGGGTCGACTCGACTCAGTATCTGCCGACAGATTACGTATTGTGGCGACCAACGCTTTGCGCCAAGCCAAAAACGCAGAAGATTTTATTAGACGAGCCAATGAAATTCTGCCCAAACCAATTGAGATTATTGCAGGTCGTGAAGAAGCCCGTCTGATTTATTTGGGGGTATCACACACCAATGCCAGTAGTGATAAAAGATTGGTAATCGATATCGGTGGCGGCTCTACTGAATTCATTATTGGTCAAGAGTTTGATCCCTTATTGACTGAAAGTTTGCAAATGGGCTGTGTGGCCTATACGCAGTGGTTTTTCCAATCAGGAGACATCACTGAAAGTGCATTCAACGATGCTATTTCAGATGCCCGTAAAGAGATTTTACGTATCAGTACCACTTATCAAAAAACTGGTTGGACTAGCGTGGTGGGCTCTAGTGGTACTATTAAAGCGGTGCGTAATGTATTGGTCTCCAAAGGTTGGGCAGATGACCAAGAGCGTATTACTTACGAAGGGGTTAAAAACCTACAAAAGCTGCTAATCAAAATCGGCCGTGTTGAAGATATTGATTTAGAAGGGGTAAAAGAGCACCGTAAAGCTGTTTTCCCGGCAGGAGTGGCGGTATTGTTAGCCGCTATGAAAGTGTTGGGTATTGATACCATGACCTATTCAGACGGCGCGTTAAGAGAAGGGGTGATGTACGATATGCTTGGCAGATTTGCCAGAGAAGACGTCCGTGACCGTAGTGTTCATGCCTTAGTTGAGCGTTATTCAGTAGACAAGCGTCAAGCAAAACGCGTGGTTAGAAGCTGTGAGCGTCTTTTTGAGCAGACCCAAGAGGCATTGGGTCTGAGTAATGAGGACAATGACTTGCTGCGTCGCACCGCTTATCTGCATGAAATTGGTCTGGCCATTAGTCACAGTGGCTACCATCATCACAGTGCTTACTTGTTGGAATTCTCAGACATTCCAGGCTTCTCTCAAGTCGATCAAATACGCATGTCACAGTTGGCTCGCAACCACCGTCGCAAGTTAAAGACGGAAATGTTGGAACAAGTGCAAGATATTGGCGGTAGAACCTTGGTGTACTTGTGCCTATTGCTACGCTTAGCGGTATTGGTTCATCGCAGCCGCAATGATCATGATAAGAGTGATTTACAACTGCATATTATCGATGAAGACCATTGGCAAGTTATTGTGGATCCAGAATTTGAAGAATATGCCTTGCTTGTTTTTGATCTGGAAGATGATATAGATCAATTTAAGAAATGGGGTGTGGAGCTGACGGTGATTAGCCATTCAACGGAACAATAA
- a CDS encoding FdhF/YdeP family oxidoreductase — translation MRKIPVYNHPAAGWSALIDSSRVLMDYKAFLRGSRSVLGSNQPEWGFDCPGCAWPDHKTHKAIDVCETGIKVLASETMDVCADAEFFSKHSVTELQNWSGYELEHAGRLAQPMQYDASQDKYLPIAWETAFKRIAEKLQNLDSPDEALFYTSGRVTNEPAFMYQLFVRLFGTNNLPDCSNMCHEPTSVMLAKQLGVGKASVVLEDFEQAKLILMFGQNPAPNHPRMLEMLAHAHQQGCRIISINPMREQGLRKFRNPQKVTHMVAGSSDDMVDEVIQIQIGGDAALLTGLAKWLIENDKLNQDFIAEHTSGFEQFSRWVSEQSWTDIEKGCGIKQADIINLARLVADSPATICTWGMGITQHVQGEDNVAMITNLLLLMGMIGIEGAGASPVRGHSNVQGDRTMGIHERPAQSLLDSLQSFFKRPMPQQPGYDGVKGAKAMQQGKIKAFMAMGGNYSVAAPDSQAIQQALTNNELNVFVATKLNETMLHPGENNIILPCLSRTERLVTSKGNQFATIEDSICQIVKTQGRLKPISDFLKSEAQIVAGIATELFGEDSRLDWQAMSEDYDLVRDYIAQTIEGFENFNVRIRDNKRGFHLYHPARHRQWHTESGKAQFEVPQYPITYVAQEMQSKSDAIEAVHEQQAEHKASGSNQAIWQFTSVRSHDQFNTTIFGHEDRYRQTKRRDVLFMHPDEMSRMGWQENDKIVVMRKDSQGKTRKLGPLVLTKMDIASNAVAGYYPECNNLMDLDSHAPTSHIPSYKSVTVELQRIEEAVSA, via the coding sequence ATGCGCAAGATACCGGTTTATAACCATCCCGCTGCGGGTTGGTCCGCTCTAATAGACTCTTCTCGTGTCCTTATGGATTACAAAGCTTTTTTACGCGGTAGTAGAAGTGTATTAGGCAGTAACCAACCTGAATGGGGCTTTGATTGCCCAGGTTGCGCGTGGCCTGATCATAAAACCCATAAAGCGATTGATGTCTGTGAAACAGGTATCAAAGTCTTAGCCAGTGAAACCATGGATGTCTGTGCCGATGCAGAGTTTTTTTCCAAGCATTCTGTTACAGAATTACAAAATTGGTCAGGCTATGAGCTAGAGCATGCTGGTCGTTTAGCACAGCCGATGCAATATGATGCGTCTCAAGATAAATATCTCCCTATTGCTTGGGAAACGGCTTTCAAGCGTATTGCTGAGAAGCTACAGAATTTAGACTCTCCGGACGAGGCACTGTTTTATACATCAGGCCGTGTTACTAATGAGCCGGCCTTTATGTATCAGTTATTTGTGCGGTTGTTTGGGACTAATAATTTACCAGACTGCTCAAACATGTGTCATGAGCCGACCTCAGTCATGTTGGCTAAGCAGCTTGGCGTTGGTAAGGCATCAGTGGTACTGGAAGACTTTGAACAAGCCAAGCTGATACTGATGTTTGGACAAAATCCAGCCCCCAATCACCCTCGTATGCTAGAGATGCTGGCGCATGCGCATCAGCAAGGCTGCCGCATTATTTCAATAAATCCTATGCGCGAGCAGGGACTGCGTAAGTTTAGAAATCCGCAGAAAGTCACTCATATGGTGGCCGGCTCTAGTGATGATATGGTGGATGAGGTCATTCAAATCCAAATAGGCGGTGACGCTGCTTTATTGACGGGTTTGGCCAAATGGCTTATTGAAAATGACAAATTAAATCAAGATTTCATTGCAGAACATACCTCAGGTTTTGAGCAATTTAGCCGCTGGGTATCTGAGCAAAGTTGGACAGACATCGAAAAGGGCTGTGGCATTAAACAAGCCGATATTATCAACTTAGCGCGTCTGGTTGCGGACAGTCCAGCTACTATCTGTACTTGGGGCATGGGCATTACCCAGCATGTGCAAGGTGAAGATAATGTTGCTATGATTACTAACTTGCTCCTATTGATGGGTATGATAGGCATAGAAGGGGCAGGGGCATCGCCGGTACGTGGGCACTCTAATGTACAGGGTGACCGTACTATGGGCATTCACGAACGTCCTGCTCAATCATTGCTCGACAGCTTACAAAGTTTCTTTAAGCGCCCTATGCCGCAACAGCCTGGTTATGATGGGGTTAAAGGGGCTAAAGCCATGCAGCAAGGCAAAATAAAAGCTTTTATGGCAATGGGAGGTAACTACTCAGTTGCTGCCCCCGACAGTCAAGCCATTCAACAGGCCCTTACTAACAATGAACTCAACGTCTTTGTGGCGACCAAACTTAATGAAACCATGCTTCATCCCGGTGAGAATAATATCATTCTACCTTGCCTAAGTCGTACTGAGCGCTTAGTCACTAGCAAAGGCAATCAATTTGCGACGATAGAAGACTCTATTTGCCAGATTGTTAAAACCCAAGGCAGGCTAAAGCCGATTAGCGATTTTCTTAAATCTGAAGCACAAATTGTAGCGGGAATTGCTACTGAGTTGTTTGGTGAAGATAGTCGCTTAGATTGGCAGGCAATGAGTGAGGATTATGATCTAGTACGCGACTATATCGCACAGACTATTGAGGGTTTTGAGAACTTTAATGTGCGTATTCGTGACAATAAGCGCGGTTTTCATTTATATCATCCTGCCCGTCATCGTCAATGGCATACTGAAAGTGGCAAAGCACAATTTGAAGTGCCGCAGTATCCTATCACTTATGTGGCGCAAGAGATGCAGTCTAAGTCGGATGCTATAGAAGCTGTTCATGAACAGCAAGCCGAGCACAAAGCCTCAGGATCTAATCAAGCGATTTGGCAATTTACTAGCGTGCGCAGCCATGATCAGTTTAATACCACTATTTTTGGTCATGAAGATCGCTATCGTCAAACCAAACGCCGTGATGTATTGTTTATGCATCCCGATGAAATGAGCCGAATGGGGTGGCAGGAAAACGATAAGATTGTTGTTATGCGCAAAGACAGCCAAGGTAAAACCCGTAAATTAGGCCCATTGGTACTCACCAAAATGGATATTGCCTCAAACGCAGTGGCAGGCTACTATCCAGAGTGTAATAACTTAATGGATTTAGACAGTCATGCGCCTACCTCACATATTCCTTCTTATAAGTCGGTGACAGTTGAGCTACAACGGATTGAGGAGGCGGTCTCTGCCTAA
- a CDS encoding transposase, with protein sequence MLKAYKYRIYPNYEQRVLIEKHFGCSRFVFNWALALQKRYYAMFGKSLSRSKIQSHLVKKKKKAQFAWLNEVNSQSLLNALLNIYTAFTNFFKGHAKFPRFKSKKIPQRSYQCPQHCTVNFEQGIINLPKIKGIKTVFSREFVGNIKTVTISKTATGKYYASVLVDNADILPTPTTIEPRLTVGIDLGISHLLNLSDGSKFDNPKHLAKASKRLAIQQKIFARKQKTSKNYQKQKLAVACIHEKVRNARLDLHHKITHSLICENQATSYAIEDLGVKNMVKNRKLAKAINDVGWGQFVTLLTYKANWYGKNILKVNRFFASSKICSHCHHKLDTLPLSVRNWTCPSCQTQHDRDTNAASNIRSQALADVAGRATV encoded by the coding sequence ATGCTTAAAGCCTATAAATACAGAATTTACCCAAACTACGAACAGCGAGTGCTAATCGAAAAGCATTTTGGCTGTAGTCGGTTTGTGTTCAATTGGGCGTTGGCATTGCAAAAACGCTACTATGCTATGTTTGGCAAATCATTATCACGTAGCAAAATCCAAAGCCATTTAGTAAAAAAGAAAAAGAAAGCTCAGTTTGCATGGCTAAACGAGGTCAATAGCCAATCACTACTAAATGCCTTACTAAATATCTATACCGCTTTTACTAACTTCTTCAAAGGTCATGCCAAATTTCCACGGTTCAAATCTAAAAAAATCCCACAGCGTAGTTATCAATGCCCTCAACATTGCACCGTAAACTTTGAGCAAGGTATTATCAATCTACCTAAAATAAAAGGCATCAAAACCGTATTTAGCCGTGAATTTGTTGGTAATATCAAAACCGTTACTATTAGTAAAACCGCCACAGGCAAATACTATGCAAGCGTACTGGTTGATAATGCTGATATATTGCCAACGCCTACGACCATTGAACCTAGATTAACGGTTGGCATTGACTTAGGTATTAGTCACTTACTCAATCTATCAGATGGTAGCAAATTTGATAACCCAAAGCATTTAGCCAAAGCCAGTAAACGACTTGCTATACAGCAAAAAATCTTTGCTCGTAAACAAAAGACCAGTAAGAACTATCAAAAACAAAAATTAGCTGTTGCTTGTATTCATGAAAAAGTACGCAACGCTCGATTAGACTTACATCACAAAATCACGCATAGCCTTATCTGTGAAAACCAAGCGACAAGCTATGCGATAGAAGATTTAGGTGTGAAAAACATGGTAAAGAACCGAAAACTTGCCAAAGCGATTAATGACGTGGGTTGGGGGCAGTTTGTTACCCTGCTTACTTACAAGGCGAATTGGTATGGTAAGAATATCCTAAAGGTAAATCGGTTCTTTGCTAGTAGTAAAATTTGTTCGCATTGTCATCACAAATTAGATACTCTGCCGTTGTCAGTCAGAAATTGGACGTGTCCTAGCTGTCAAACACAGCATGACCGTGATACCAATGCAGCAAGCAATATACGCTCTCAGGCGTTAGCTGATGTAGCAGGACGTGCTACTGTGTAA
- the fdhD gene encoding formate dehydrogenase accessory sulfurtransferase FdhD, with protein sequence MTGNNTNNADTSTENKSLARRHPTERASYIVGPSAQALKQLQVNHTSESLAVEAAIALVINGIHYAVLMASPSDLEYLALGFLYSEGLIQHSGELLDWKITKLTPESNLTAFMDQRFDESATLQILEQQLQDYEAYIVELTLNQRRHQQIQFQRRQLSGRTGCGMCGMTGLSQALPDLSAYRCDGSSSSKPQLDTLLEIREQIANAQQTHQLTGAVHAAATLYKGQLKLFEDVGRHNALDKLIGWQLRHKLELDLVVMTSRLSIELAQKAIRCRLPWLVGMSAPTSTAVKVAQRYGLGLAGFLRENRVTFYTD encoded by the coding sequence ATGACAGGTAACAATACAAATAACGCAGATACTAGCACCGAAAATAAAAGTTTGGCCCGTCGACACCCTACTGAACGAGCCTCTTATATAGTTGGGCCTAGCGCACAGGCTCTAAAGCAGTTGCAGGTAAATCATACTTCTGAGAGCTTAGCGGTAGAAGCAGCGATAGCTTTAGTTATCAATGGCATCCACTATGCAGTACTTATGGCCAGTCCCAGTGACCTTGAGTATTTGGCACTAGGCTTCCTTTATAGTGAAGGCTTAATACAACATAGCGGCGAATTGTTAGATTGGAAGATTACCAAACTCACTCCTGAGTCAAACTTAACGGCTTTTATGGATCAAAGATTTGATGAATCGGCGACCTTGCAAATATTGGAACAACAGCTACAAGACTACGAGGCCTATATTGTAGAATTGACCTTAAATCAGCGCCGGCATCAGCAGATTCAATTTCAGCGGCGCCAACTTTCTGGACGTACTGGCTGCGGTATGTGTGGTATGACGGGGCTGAGCCAAGCACTACCTGATTTGAGCGCTTACCGCTGTGACGGCTCAAGCTCTTCTAAGCCACAGTTAGATACCCTGCTAGAGATACGCGAGCAGATTGCCAATGCGCAACAGACCCATCAGTTAACGGGTGCGGTCCATGCGGCAGCCACACTCTATAAGGGACAGCTTAAACTGTTTGAAGATGTGGGCCGCCACAATGCGCTGGATAAACTCATTGGCTGGCAGCTGCGCCATAAACTAGAGTTGGACTTGGTTGTTATGACTTCTAGGCTGTCTATTGAGTTGGCCCAAAAAGCCATCCGTTGTCGATTGCCATGGCTAGTGGGTATGTCTGCCCCAACTAGCACAGCCGTCAAGGTAGCACAGCGTTATGGTTTGGGTCTGGCAGGGTTTTTAAGAGAGAATAGAGTCACTTTTTATACTGACTAG
- a CDS encoding AMP-binding protein, with protein MSSSYSDINEVYARHNVNYNLFIDDNIESIIDLLQPKLEQNYQKTALRMGQATLSFEQLDIASKRFAAFLQSQGMIKGDRVAVQLPNILQYPVVMLGCLRSGMVLVNVNPLYTHYELAHQITDADVRGLILLTGMDTAYQQLEDSVKSSLDWVMHCSVTGDSAAQNDILALMQLETSLSSSSTITPSSTIDSNEDAQPQESVSLSTKPHTVKFADAINNHHENDFKMPDIGREDLALLQYTGGTTGKPKGAMLSHYNVLANILQCYECFGAYVEAKSTQQVKMLNPLPLYHIFSFTVCGLLSLYGGWEDILVTNPRDMDSLIDVIDKHKPNIIPSVNTLFIGMLSHPKFASLDFSELYLSVGGGTAIIRAVAERWEKVTGQTINEGYGMSETSPVISFNPPSVTEFNGTVGLPLSLTVFKVFDDAGNECAVGEPGEVCIKGPQVMKGYWQRDNDQTFTAEGFLKTGDIGFIDESGFVTLVDRKKDMILVSGFNVYPNEVEAALTEHPKVKEVAVVGVADDYSGEAPKAFVVKNDESLTVEELQAFATERMTGYKRPKYYEFIAELPKSAVGKILRKELR; from the coding sequence ATGAGTAGTTCTTACTCTGATATAAATGAAGTTTATGCCCGCCACAATGTTAATTACAACCTCTTTATCGATGACAATATTGAAAGTATTATCGACCTGTTACAACCAAAATTAGAACAAAATTATCAAAAAACAGCACTTCGTATGGGGCAGGCTACCCTGTCGTTTGAACAACTCGATATTGCCAGTAAACGCTTTGCTGCATTTTTACAATCTCAAGGGATGATAAAAGGCGATAGAGTGGCTGTACAATTGCCAAATATTTTGCAATATCCAGTTGTTATGTTGGGGTGCTTACGCTCGGGAATGGTGTTGGTCAATGTCAATCCTCTATACACTCACTATGAGTTAGCTCACCAAATTACAGACGCTGACGTAAGAGGTCTGATACTGTTAACTGGTATGGATACGGCTTATCAGCAACTAGAAGACAGTGTAAAAAGTAGTTTGGACTGGGTAATGCATTGCTCGGTGACCGGTGATTCGGCAGCGCAAAATGATATCTTAGCGTTAATGCAACTAGAGACTTCTCTAAGCTCTTCAAGCACGATAACCCCTTCAAGCACAATAGATAGCAATGAAGATGCTCAACCGCAGGAGTCTGTTAGCCTCTCTACTAAGCCACACACCGTAAAGTTTGCTGATGCGATTAATAACCATCATGAAAATGACTTTAAAATGCCAGATATTGGCCGTGAAGATTTGGCGTTATTGCAATATACCGGTGGCACCACGGGTAAGCCAAAAGGGGCTATGTTATCTCACTACAACGTACTGGCGAATATTTTGCAGTGTTATGAGTGCTTTGGCGCTTACGTTGAAGCCAAGTCAACCCAACAAGTCAAAATGCTCAATCCGCTACCGCTGTACCATATATTCTCCTTCACGGTTTGTGGTTTATTGAGTTTGTATGGCGGCTGGGAAGATATATTAGTGACTAACCCTAGAGACATGGATAGTTTGATTGACGTTATTGATAAACATAAGCCAAATATTATTCCTTCAGTAAACACCTTGTTCATAGGCATGCTCAGTCATCCAAAATTTGCTAGCTTAGATTTTAGTGAGTTGTATCTCTCTGTTGGGGGCGGCACGGCCATTATCAGAGCAGTCGCTGAGCGCTGGGAAAAGGTAACAGGTCAAACCATTAATGAAGGGTATGGTATGTCTGAAACCAGTCCGGTTATTTCTTTTAACCCGCCAAGTGTGACAGAATTCAATGGCACAGTAGGCCTGCCTCTGTCGCTAACTGTATTCAAAGTTTTCGATGATGCGGGCAATGAATGTGCAGTTGGGGAGCCGGGTGAAGTCTGTATTAAAGGGCCACAGGTTATGAAAGGCTACTGGCAACGTGATAATGACCAAACCTTTACCGCAGAAGGCTTTTTGAAAACAGGAGACATTGGCTTTATCGATGAATCAGGATTCGTGACTTTAGTGGATAGAAAAAAAGACATGATTTTAGTGTCAGGATTTAATGTTTATCCCAATGAAGTTGAAGCAGCATTGACTGAGCATCCAAAAGTGAAGGAAGTCGCAGTGGTAGGCGTCGCAGATGACTATAGCGGCGAGGCCCCTAAAGCATTTGTGGTAAAAAATGATGAGAGCTTAACGGTAGAAGAGTTACAAGCTTTTGCCACTGAGCGAATGACCGGTTATAAACGTCCTAAGTATTATGAGTTTATTGCTGAATTACCCAAATCTGCTGTGGGCAAGATTCTGAGAAAAGAATTACGCTAA
- a CDS encoding cold-shock protein, with the protein MSDTIKGTVKWFNEAKGFGFIAPESGPDVFAHYSEIASSGFKTLAEGQEVEFTVTQGAKGPQAHGITAI; encoded by the coding sequence ATGTCAGATACTATCAAAGGTACAGTAAAGTGGTTTAACGAAGCTAAAGGTTTTGGTTTCATTGCTCCAGAATCAGGTCCAGACGTTTTTGCTCATTACAGCGAAATCGCAAGCTCAGGTTTCAAAACCTTAGCGGAAGGCCAAGAAGTTGAGTTCACAGTAACTCAAGGTGCTAAAGGCCCACAAGCCCACGGTATCACAGCTATCTAA
- a CDS encoding acetyl-CoA carboxylase carboxyltransferase subunit alpha, whose amino-acid sequence MSAVWDSVGLARHPKRPLFLDYVGQLFTEFDELHGDRVFGDDRAVIGGLARFNNQPVMVIGQHRGRSTRERIAHNFGMAYPEGYRKAIRLVKLAERFKLPVLTFIDTQGAYPGVDAEERGQAQAIAESIATFSSLKTPIIVTIIGEGGSGGALAIGVGDKINMLQHSIYSVISPEGCASILWKTAEKAPEASEALKLNSSNLYQLGLIDAVIEEGEGAHIDAKPVMDNLQQLLIGQLEELKQIEVTDLVEQRYQRLRSFDSTLSLNIVES is encoded by the coding sequence ATGAGCGCAGTTTGGGATAGCGTTGGCTTAGCAAGACACCCTAAACGCCCTTTATTTTTAGATTATGTGGGGCAATTGTTCACTGAGTTTGATGAGCTCCACGGTGACCGTGTGTTTGGTGATGATCGAGCGGTAATCGGTGGTTTGGCACGGTTTAACAATCAGCCAGTGATGGTAATTGGTCAGCACCGAGGCCGTAGTACCCGTGAGCGCATTGCTCATAACTTTGGAATGGCGTATCCAGAAGGCTATCGTAAAGCCATTCGTTTGGTAAAACTGGCTGAGCGTTTTAAGTTGCCAGTATTGACCTTTATTGATACCCAAGGCGCTTACCCTGGGGTGGATGCCGAAGAGCGGGGCCAAGCTCAAGCCATTGCAGAGAGTATTGCAACTTTTAGCAGTCTCAAAACTCCGATTATTGTTACTATTATTGGGGAAGGTGGGTCTGGTGGGGCATTGGCTATCGGCGTCGGCGATAAAATTAATATGCTGCAGCACAGTATTTATTCAGTGATTTCGCCTGAAGGCTGTGCCTCTATCTTATGGAAAACTGCTGAGAAAGCGCCTGAAGCTTCTGAGGCGTTAAAATTGAATTCTAGCAATCTGTATCAATTGGGTTTAATTGACGCCGTTATTGAGGAAGGGGAAGGGGCTCATATCGATGCCAAACCGGTAATGGATAATCTGCAACAGTTATTGATTGGGCAACTAGAGGAACTTAAACAGATAGAAGTAACTGACTTGGTCGAGCAACGTTACCAGCGTTTAAGAAGCTTTGATTCAACGTTAAGTCTCAATATCGTTGAGTCCTAA
- the tilS gene encoding tRNA lysidine(34) synthetase TilS codes for MTTNNALAQVLLNSFEQHKRQLLGRRVWLACSGGRDSLSLAHLCQQLFEAGKLPFLPQLLHVNHGMQQANEIWAEQVSNWAKQNRMPCQVLEINLVKKTEQEARQARYEAMMGVMNQNDVLILGHHQDDQVETLLMRLFNGAGVNGLSGMKEWSTKQSMANDYRCQKSIFLWRPLLSVSREQITEYANHNQLAYIDDPTNIASPPIDHIVEDQTLNDRAWLRSVLLPHITQRYPKAREAMARTGQLMQDAHIILNEQSTADLSKVSIATNLWCAILDIAQLNDLSNARQSSVIHSWLAPTAAELPPSKRLVEDVLGLAQRTDANHQTSLYWDSGVYQYQIRRYQNKLYRLFDSYSQWLQLAPQTQSLSFTDNSTDGSIDKSVKVTDRLALKSSNLEFEWHFSGLLGLKKAIQQQLVEEDKSLTLIFEPLPRDLKLALLGRAGRKSGKKLLQAIDQPSFMRQSVVLCSLKLPTQAQPLPLLLVTPDELVVLQSDFSHSIRSLMTSNELTSQLQRRV; via the coding sequence ATGACCACTAATAATGCATTGGCTCAGGTGCTTCTGAACAGTTTTGAGCAGCATAAACGACAGCTACTAGGTAGAAGAGTATGGCTTGCCTGTAGTGGCGGCCGAGATTCGTTAAGTTTGGCACATCTTTGTCAGCAATTATTTGAAGCAGGCAAGCTACCATTTTTACCACAGTTACTGCATGTGAATCACGGTATGCAACAGGCAAATGAAATTTGGGCTGAGCAGGTCTCAAATTGGGCAAAGCAAAACCGAATGCCTTGCCAAGTGCTTGAAATTAATTTAGTAAAGAAGACAGAACAAGAAGCGCGTCAAGCCAGATATGAGGCAATGATGGGCGTTATGAATCAAAATGACGTGCTGATACTAGGCCACCATCAAGATGATCAGGTCGAAACCTTATTAATGCGCCTGTTTAATGGGGCAGGGGTCAATGGGCTTAGTGGTATGAAAGAATGGTCTACCAAACAAAGCATGGCGAACGATTATCGTTGTCAGAAAAGCATATTTTTATGGCGACCTTTACTGAGCGTCAGTCGGGAACAAATTACCGAGTATGCCAATCATAACCAATTGGCCTATATCGATGACCCGACCAATATCGCCTCACCGCCTATTGATCACATTGTAGAGGACCAGACGCTTAACGATAGAGCGTGGCTACGCAGTGTGTTATTACCGCATATTACTCAGCGTTATCCTAAAGCTAGAGAGGCGATGGCACGCACAGGTCAATTAATGCAAGATGCACATATCATCTTGAATGAACAAAGCACAGCAGATCTAAGCAAGGTATCTATAGCCACTAATTTGTGGTGCGCTATTCTCGATATTGCTCAGTTGAATGACTTGTCGAATGCCCGTCAATCGTCCGTCATTCACAGTTGGCTAGCACCAACCGCCGCTGAGTTACCACCCTCTAAACGATTGGTTGAAGACGTGTTAGGTTTGGCCCAACGTACTGATGCCAATCATCAGACTAGTCTTTATTGGGACAGTGGCGTATACCAATACCAAATTCGGCGCTATCAAAATAAACTATATCGACTGTTTGATAGCTACAGTCAATGGCTGCAATTAGCACCACAAACACAATCTCTTAGTTTTACAGACAACTCGACAGATGGCTCAATAGATAAGTCGGTTAAGGTAACAGATAGGTTGGCTTTAAAATCATCAAATCTTGAGTTTGAATGGCATTTCAGCGGTTTATTGGGTTTAAAAAAGGCCATACAACAGCAATTGGTTGAGGAAGATAAGTCCTTAACATTGATTTTTGAGCCGTTACCTCGTGACTTAAAGCTGGCATTATTAGGTAGGGCCGGGCGTAAATCAGGCAAAAAACTTTTACAGGCTATAGATCAGCCCAGTTTTATGCGTCAGTCTGTGGTCTTATGCTCACTAAAGCTGCCGACACAAGCACAGCCTTTGCCATTGCTACTCGTAACCCCAGACGAATTAGTGGTGTTACAAAGTGATTTTTCACACTCCATTAGGTCGCTAATGACCTCAAATGAGTTGACCTCTCAGTTACAGCGCCGCGTGTAA